A window of Rubricoccus marinus contains these coding sequences:
- a CDS encoding citrate synthase, whose product MAQTPTQTPAGSAADAKPKQAAGLAGVVALDSGISFIDGAKGELLYRGYEISDLAKNTDFEEVAYLLWNGDLPSQSELNELQSQLRAERALHPDLLDHLRHHTPENTNPMAALRTAVSMLAHYDEEADDMSREANVRKAVRLTAKMPTIVAAFDRIRKGKEPVAPSGEGSAAADFLYMLNGEKPGPSAEAIMDAALVLHAEHGLNASTFAARVIGATLSDMYSAITGAIGALKGPLHGGANIKVMEMLLDIDEKGANATDYIDDMLSRKEKVMGIGHRVYTALDPRATILRDMLEDLSDEKGDRKWMEMSDTIRQHVLDAKGLNANVDFYSASVYYLLGIETDLYTPIFALSRITGWTAHLLEQWEDNRLIRPRAGYNGPKGLTVTPLAER is encoded by the coding sequence ATGGCCCAGACCCCCACCCAGACCCCCGCCGGAAGCGCTGCCGACGCGAAGCCCAAGCAGGCCGCCGGCCTCGCAGGCGTCGTCGCCCTCGATTCCGGTATCTCGTTCATCGACGGCGCCAAGGGCGAGCTGCTCTACCGCGGCTACGAGATCAGTGACCTCGCGAAGAACACGGACTTCGAGGAGGTCGCGTACTTGCTGTGGAACGGGGACCTCCCCTCGCAGAGCGAGCTGAACGAGCTCCAGAGCCAGCTCCGCGCCGAGCGCGCGCTGCACCCGGACCTCCTCGACCACCTCCGGCACCACACGCCCGAGAACACGAACCCGATGGCGGCGCTCCGCACCGCCGTCTCGATGCTCGCGCACTACGACGAGGAGGCGGATGACATGAGCCGCGAGGCCAACGTCCGCAAGGCTGTCCGCCTTACGGCCAAGATGCCGACCATCGTGGCCGCGTTCGACCGCATCCGCAAGGGCAAGGAGCCTGTGGCCCCGAGCGGCGAGGGATCTGCCGCGGCCGACTTCCTCTACATGCTCAACGGCGAGAAGCCGGGCCCGAGCGCGGAGGCCATCATGGACGCCGCCCTCGTGCTCCACGCTGAGCACGGCCTGAACGCGAGCACGTTCGCCGCCCGCGTGATCGGCGCGACGCTGAGCGACATGTACTCCGCCATCACCGGCGCGATTGGCGCGCTGAAGGGGCCGCTCCACGGCGGCGCCAACATCAAGGTGATGGAGATGCTGCTCGACATCGACGAGAAGGGCGCCAACGCGACGGACTACATCGACGACATGCTCTCCCGCAAGGAGAAGGTCATGGGCATCGGCCACCGCGTCTACACCGCGCTCGACCCTCGTGCGACGATCCTCCGCGACATGTTGGAGGACCTCTCCGACGAGAAGGGCGACCGCAAGTGGATGGAGATGAGCGACACCATCCGCCAGCACGTCCTCGACGCCAAGGGCCTCAACGCCAACGTCGACTTCTACTCGGCAAGCGTCTACTACCTCCTCGGCATCGAGACCGACCTCTACACGCCGATCTTCGCCCTCAGCCGCATCACCGGCTGGACGGCGCACCTCTTGGAGCAGTGGGAGGACAACCGCCTCATCCGCCCCCGCGCGGGCTACAACGGGCCGAAGGGCCTGACGGTCACGCCTCTGGCGGAGCGGTAG
- the sdhC gene encoding succinate dehydrogenase, cytochrome b556 subunit — translation MATAVQDAPGTLAYTPKPVQSYKMRVGMFAWILHRLTGLALVGYLVVHIWGLKAITNPEAYNALIASYHAPIFKVGEFLLLGAVIYHALNGMRIVLIDFVGWSPNQKKLFWSLGAIAAVLFAVGGYPSIAALVDHFTTG, via the coding sequence ATGGCCACCGCCGTTCAAGACGCTCCGGGCACGCTCGCCTACACGCCCAAGCCCGTACAGAGCTACAAGATGCGGGTCGGCATGTTTGCCTGGATCCTGCACCGCCTCACCGGGCTCGCGCTCGTGGGCTACCTCGTAGTCCACATCTGGGGCCTCAAGGCGATCACCAACCCCGAGGCGTACAACGCCCTGATCGCGAGCTACCACGCGCCCATATTCAAGGTGGGTGAGTTCTTGCTCCTCGGCGCGGTGATCTACCACGCCCTCAACGGGATGCGGATTGTGCTCATCGACTTTGTGGGCTGGAGCCCGAACCAGAAAAAGCTTTTCTGGTCGCTTGGCGCCATCGCCGCCGTCCTTTTCGCCGTCGGTGGGTACCCCTCCATCGCCGCCCTCGTCGACCACTTCACCACCGGCTGA
- a CDS encoding succinate dehydrogenase, producing MASKYGATARSSAFQWFLHRITGTFLVFLLITHFWVQHYDRTTASISHSVVTAEEAEAGIGPLYTDEAAAAVRAFKEREGTATPEAPRTVPAQSERFGEREGDAPGPTHPPGENASVTSYDVLMLRLADPVYAGLWKAFNLLFLAFALHHGFYGLNNVITDYVRNDMLRVGLAALSWTVALVLFLIGAYSVIVAGL from the coding sequence ATGGCTAGCAAGTACGGCGCCACCGCCCGATCCAGCGCCTTCCAGTGGTTCCTCCACCGGATCACGGGCACCTTCCTCGTCTTTCTGCTCATCACCCACTTCTGGGTGCAGCACTACGACCGCACAACGGCCAGCATCTCGCACTCGGTCGTCACGGCCGAGGAGGCAGAGGCCGGCATCGGCCCACTTTACACCGACGAGGCCGCGGCCGCCGTCCGCGCCTTCAAGGAGCGCGAGGGCACCGCGACGCCAGAGGCCCCGCGCACCGTCCCGGCTCAGAGCGAGCGCTTCGGCGAGCGTGAGGGCGACGCCCCCGGCCCGACGCACCCGCCCGGCGAGAACGCCTCCGTCACGTCCTACGACGTGCTGATGCTTCGACTCGCGGACCCCGTCTACGCTGGGCTCTGGAAGGCTTTCAACCTGCTCTTCCTGGCCTTTGCTCTGCACCACGGCTTCTACGGGCTCAACAACGTCATCACCGATTACGTCCGCAACGACATGCTGCGGGTCGGCCTTGCCGCGCTGTCCTGGACGGTCGCGCTTGTGCTCTTCCTGATCGGTGCCTACTCCGTCATCGTCGCTGGCCTCTAG